Proteins encoded in a region of the Magallana gigas chromosome 8, xbMagGiga1.1, whole genome shotgun sequence genome:
- the LOC105343549 gene encoding rho guanine nucleotide exchange factor 7 isoform X3 — MGEPGNPPKRVKAIHNYKGTNNDELCLMKGDIITVSQTMDGGWWEGTLNGKTGWFPSNYVKELKSDIVTQDIPGKRQSGALKGDVQVYKRESMQYYHNVVLQNVIETEKTHVQELTTVLQTYIQPIHNSSILTPTEYSQLIGNLEEILAFQNTFLSAIEECMNNCRQPPHQRRVGGVFLKYAPRVKELYMAYSANHPQAAAILQNKRDDLNKFMESIGATKGTMTLTTNLYKPFTRLDKYPSLLKELERHIEESHIDRGDTQRAISVYREIANACMEVRKCKEMEYEILTSSIKGWSGEEIAKLGEVVRLSQVQVTSLSGDKMDRIFVLFPSLLVMLSMSPRLSGYQYEGKLPLSGMTIGIIDDEEMECCFEISGNMIEKIIVTCGSPMDASGWVEALGKDQAQVTVMNGPSSKSQITQENRLLPNSNTPDIDMAKQITTYGEISTSQPSISLLTPAKTALVTHSTWTMSCLRPSPPLRQHLPCKEDLVRSPRMGRKPVRRKPVRTHSQDEYDYKYKWRQYDPRTMEEDALILKVIEAYCTSAKTRHTVNSSIAKEKFTLVRPLPNPNLGTINESVKKADVAVQALPKESVNIVKPLQSEGSGTPNVIRRDVGIQAFVTSPHVLMPEEEKIIMDDGDPSNLQEKTLVDTVYSLKDQVRMLEKEHKKMKHDLEEEKKARRRLESSIKKSMKSNNLIWEETPT, encoded by the exons ATGGGCGAGCCAGGGAATCCACCCAAAAGGGTCAAGGCTATACACAACTACAAGGGCACAAATAATGATGAG CTCTGTTTGATGAAGGGTGACATAATCACAGTATCCCAGACCATGGATGGAGGCTGGTGGGAGGGGACCCTCAACGGCAAGACTGGCTGGTTCCCCAGCAACTATGTCAAGGAGCTCAAGTCAG ATATTGTAACACAAGATATCCCAGGCAAGAGACAGTCAGGGGCCCTCAAGGGGGATGTCCAGGTCTATAAGCGTGAGAGCATGCAGTATTACCATAATGTG GTTTTGCAAAATGTAATAGAAACAGAGAAAACTCATGTCCAAGAATTAACAACAGTGTTACAGACCTACATACAGCCCATTCATAACTCTTCAAT ATTAACCCCCACAGAGTACTCTCAGCTGATTGGTAACTTGGAGGAAATCTTAGCATTCCAGAACACATTTCTCTCAGCAATTGAAGAGTGCATGAA TAATTGCAGACAGCCTCCTCACCAGCGCAGGGTGGGAGGGGTGTTTCTGAAATATGCCCCCCGTGTGAAGGAACTCTACATGGCTTACTCGGCCAATCATCCACAAGCTGCCGCAATTCTACAAAATAaacg GGATGATTTAAATAAGTTTATGGAATCGATTGGTGCTACAAAAGGAACAATGACCTTGACTACAAATCTGTACAAGCCTTTTACCCGGTTAGACAAATATCCCAGTCTTTTGAAGGAGTTAGAAAGACATATTGAG GAGAGCCATATTGACAGAGGGGACACTCAAAGAGCCATATCAGTATACAGGGAGATAGCA aatGCTTGCATGGAAGTCAGGAAGTGTAAAGAGATGGAGTATGAGATTCTAACAAGTTCAATAAAAGGATGGTCAGGGGAG GAAATTGCCAAGCTGGGGGAGGTGGTCCGACTCTCCCAGGTACAAGTGACCTCGCTGAGTGGGGACAAGATGGACAGGATCTTTGTGTTGTTCCCCAGTCTGCTGGTCATGCTGTCTATGAGTCCAAGACTCAGTGGATACCAATACGAG ggCAAGCTGCCATTAAGTGGAATGACTATAGGCATAATCGATGATGAAGAAATGGAGTGCTGCTTTGAAATATCAG GTAACATGATAGAGAAGATAATAGTGACCTGTGGTAGTCCAATGGATGCCTCGGGATGGGTGGAGGCCCTGGGGAAAGACCAGGCCCAGGTGACAGTGATGAATGGACCCAGTAGTAAATCTCAAATCACACAG gaAAATCGCCTTCTGCCTAATTCCAACACACCAGATATAGATATGGCAAAACAGATTACAACCTATGGGGAG ATTTCTACGTCTCAACCCAGTATAAGTTTACTGACCCCTGCAAAGACCGCTCTGGTGACACATTCCACCTGGACCATGTCCTGTCTCCGCCCATCCCCACCCCTCAGGCAGCACCTGCCCTGTAAGGAGGACCTAGTCAGAAGTCCACGCATGGGTCGCAAACCAGTACGGCGGAAACCCG TGCGGACCCACTCTCAGGATGAGTATGATTACAAATACAAGTGGCGACAAt ATGATCCAAGAACAATGGAGGAGGATGCACTGATTCTGAAGGTGATAGAGGCCTACTGCACCAGTGCTAAGACCAGACACACCGTCAACTCCT CTATTGCTAAAGAAAAATTTACTTTGGTGAGACCCCTCCCTAACCCTAATCTTGGTACCATTAATGAAAGTGTCAAGAAGGCGGACGTTGCCGTCCAAG CATTACCTAAGGAATCGGTAAACATAGTCAAACCATTACAGTCAGAGGGTTCGGGCACCCCCAACGTCATACGGCGGGATGTCGGCATCCAAG CTTTCGTGACCAGTCCACACGTCCTGATGCCAGAGGAGGAGAAGATTATAATGGACGATGGAGACCCCTCCAACCTCCAGGAAAA
- the LOC105343549 gene encoding rho guanine nucleotide exchange factor 7 isoform X7, which yields MGEPGNPPKRVKAIHNYKGTNNDELCLMKGDIITVSQTMDGGWWEGTLNGKTGWFPSNYVKELKSDIVTQDIPGKRQSGALKGDVQVYKRESMQYYHNVVLQNVIETEKTHVQELTTVLQTYIQPIHNSSILTPTEYSQLIGNLEEILAFQNTFLSAIEECMNNCRQPPHQRRVGGVFLKYAPRVKELYMAYSANHPQAAAILQNKRDDLNKFMESIGATKGTMTLTTNLYKPFTRLDKYPSLLKELERHIEESHIDRGDTQRAISVYREIANACMEVRKCKEMEYEILTSSIKGWSGEEIAKLGEVVRLSQVQVTSLSGDKMDRIFVLFPSLLVMLSMSPRLSGYQYEGKLPLSGMTIGIIDDEEMECCFEISGNMIEKIIVTCGSPMDASGWVEALGKDQAQVTVMNGPSSKSQITQENRLLPNSNTPDIDMAKQITTYGEISTSQPSISLLTPAKTALVTHSTWTMSCLRPSPPLRQHLPCKEDLVRSPRMGRKPVRRKPVRTHSQDEYDYKYKWRQYDPRTMEEDALILKVIEAYCTSAKTRHTVNSLDLKKLRLSADGTVEALPKESVNIVKPLQSEGSGTPNVIRRDVGIQAFVTSPHVLMPEEEKIIMDDGDPSNLQEKTLVDTVYSLKDQVRMLEKEHKKMKHDLEEEKKARRRLESSIKKSMKSNNLIWEETPT from the exons ATGGGCGAGCCAGGGAATCCACCCAAAAGGGTCAAGGCTATACACAACTACAAGGGCACAAATAATGATGAG CTCTGTTTGATGAAGGGTGACATAATCACAGTATCCCAGACCATGGATGGAGGCTGGTGGGAGGGGACCCTCAACGGCAAGACTGGCTGGTTCCCCAGCAACTATGTCAAGGAGCTCAAGTCAG ATATTGTAACACAAGATATCCCAGGCAAGAGACAGTCAGGGGCCCTCAAGGGGGATGTCCAGGTCTATAAGCGTGAGAGCATGCAGTATTACCATAATGTG GTTTTGCAAAATGTAATAGAAACAGAGAAAACTCATGTCCAAGAATTAACAACAGTGTTACAGACCTACATACAGCCCATTCATAACTCTTCAAT ATTAACCCCCACAGAGTACTCTCAGCTGATTGGTAACTTGGAGGAAATCTTAGCATTCCAGAACACATTTCTCTCAGCAATTGAAGAGTGCATGAA TAATTGCAGACAGCCTCCTCACCAGCGCAGGGTGGGAGGGGTGTTTCTGAAATATGCCCCCCGTGTGAAGGAACTCTACATGGCTTACTCGGCCAATCATCCACAAGCTGCCGCAATTCTACAAAATAaacg GGATGATTTAAATAAGTTTATGGAATCGATTGGTGCTACAAAAGGAACAATGACCTTGACTACAAATCTGTACAAGCCTTTTACCCGGTTAGACAAATATCCCAGTCTTTTGAAGGAGTTAGAAAGACATATTGAG GAGAGCCATATTGACAGAGGGGACACTCAAAGAGCCATATCAGTATACAGGGAGATAGCA aatGCTTGCATGGAAGTCAGGAAGTGTAAAGAGATGGAGTATGAGATTCTAACAAGTTCAATAAAAGGATGGTCAGGGGAG GAAATTGCCAAGCTGGGGGAGGTGGTCCGACTCTCCCAGGTACAAGTGACCTCGCTGAGTGGGGACAAGATGGACAGGATCTTTGTGTTGTTCCCCAGTCTGCTGGTCATGCTGTCTATGAGTCCAAGACTCAGTGGATACCAATACGAG ggCAAGCTGCCATTAAGTGGAATGACTATAGGCATAATCGATGATGAAGAAATGGAGTGCTGCTTTGAAATATCAG GTAACATGATAGAGAAGATAATAGTGACCTGTGGTAGTCCAATGGATGCCTCGGGATGGGTGGAGGCCCTGGGGAAAGACCAGGCCCAGGTGACAGTGATGAATGGACCCAGTAGTAAATCTCAAATCACACAG gaAAATCGCCTTCTGCCTAATTCCAACACACCAGATATAGATATGGCAAAACAGATTACAACCTATGGGGAG ATTTCTACGTCTCAACCCAGTATAAGTTTACTGACCCCTGCAAAGACCGCTCTGGTGACACATTCCACCTGGACCATGTCCTGTCTCCGCCCATCCCCACCCCTCAGGCAGCACCTGCCCTGTAAGGAGGACCTAGTCAGAAGTCCACGCATGGGTCGCAAACCAGTACGGCGGAAACCCG TGCGGACCCACTCTCAGGATGAGTATGATTACAAATACAAGTGGCGACAAt ATGATCCAAGAACAATGGAGGAGGATGCACTGATTCTGAAGGTGATAGAGGCCTACTGCACCAGTGCTAAGACCAGACACACCGTCAACTCCT TGGACTTGAAAAAGCTGCGTCTGAGTGCGGATGGAACAGTTGAAG CATTACCTAAGGAATCGGTAAACATAGTCAAACCATTACAGTCAGAGGGTTCGGGCACCCCCAACGTCATACGGCGGGATGTCGGCATCCAAG CTTTCGTGACCAGTCCACACGTCCTGATGCCAGAGGAGGAGAAGATTATAATGGACGATGGAGACCCCTCCAACCTCCAGGAAAA
- the LOC105343549 gene encoding rho guanine nucleotide exchange factor 7 isoform X14 has protein sequence MGEPGNPPKRVKAIHNYKGTNNDELCLMKGDIITVSQTMDGGWWEGTLNGKTGWFPSNYVKELKSDIVTQDIPGKRQSGALKGDVQVYKRESMQYYHNVVLQNVIETEKTHVQELTTVLQTYIQPIHNSSILTPTEYSQLIGNLEEILAFQNTFLSAIEECMNNCRQPPHQRRVGGVFLKYAPRVKELYMAYSANHPQAAAILQNKRDDLNKFMESIGATKGTMTLTTNLYKPFTRLDKYPSLLKELERHIEESHIDRGDTQRAISVYREIANACMEVRKCKEMEYEILTSSIKGWSGEEIAKLGEVVRLSQVQVTSLSGDKMDRIFVLFPSLLVMLSMSPRLSGYQYEGKLPLSGMTIGIIDDEEMECCFEISGNMIEKIIVTCGSPMDASGWVEALGKDQAQVTVMNGPSSKSQITQENRLLPNSNTPDIDMAKQITTYGEISTSQPSISLLTPAKTALVTHSTWTMSCLRPSPPLRQHLPCKEDLVRSPRMGRKPVRRKPVRTHSQDEYDYKYKWRQYDPRTMEEDALILKVIEAYCTSAKTRHTVNSLDLKKLRLSADGTVEALPKESVNIVKPLQSEGSGTPNVIRRDVGIQVQYTTSKNQHDCEDASHTPSGH, from the exons ATGGGCGAGCCAGGGAATCCACCCAAAAGGGTCAAGGCTATACACAACTACAAGGGCACAAATAATGATGAG CTCTGTTTGATGAAGGGTGACATAATCACAGTATCCCAGACCATGGATGGAGGCTGGTGGGAGGGGACCCTCAACGGCAAGACTGGCTGGTTCCCCAGCAACTATGTCAAGGAGCTCAAGTCAG ATATTGTAACACAAGATATCCCAGGCAAGAGACAGTCAGGGGCCCTCAAGGGGGATGTCCAGGTCTATAAGCGTGAGAGCATGCAGTATTACCATAATGTG GTTTTGCAAAATGTAATAGAAACAGAGAAAACTCATGTCCAAGAATTAACAACAGTGTTACAGACCTACATACAGCCCATTCATAACTCTTCAAT ATTAACCCCCACAGAGTACTCTCAGCTGATTGGTAACTTGGAGGAAATCTTAGCATTCCAGAACACATTTCTCTCAGCAATTGAAGAGTGCATGAA TAATTGCAGACAGCCTCCTCACCAGCGCAGGGTGGGAGGGGTGTTTCTGAAATATGCCCCCCGTGTGAAGGAACTCTACATGGCTTACTCGGCCAATCATCCACAAGCTGCCGCAATTCTACAAAATAaacg GGATGATTTAAATAAGTTTATGGAATCGATTGGTGCTACAAAAGGAACAATGACCTTGACTACAAATCTGTACAAGCCTTTTACCCGGTTAGACAAATATCCCAGTCTTTTGAAGGAGTTAGAAAGACATATTGAG GAGAGCCATATTGACAGAGGGGACACTCAAAGAGCCATATCAGTATACAGGGAGATAGCA aatGCTTGCATGGAAGTCAGGAAGTGTAAAGAGATGGAGTATGAGATTCTAACAAGTTCAATAAAAGGATGGTCAGGGGAG GAAATTGCCAAGCTGGGGGAGGTGGTCCGACTCTCCCAGGTACAAGTGACCTCGCTGAGTGGGGACAAGATGGACAGGATCTTTGTGTTGTTCCCCAGTCTGCTGGTCATGCTGTCTATGAGTCCAAGACTCAGTGGATACCAATACGAG ggCAAGCTGCCATTAAGTGGAATGACTATAGGCATAATCGATGATGAAGAAATGGAGTGCTGCTTTGAAATATCAG GTAACATGATAGAGAAGATAATAGTGACCTGTGGTAGTCCAATGGATGCCTCGGGATGGGTGGAGGCCCTGGGGAAAGACCAGGCCCAGGTGACAGTGATGAATGGACCCAGTAGTAAATCTCAAATCACACAG gaAAATCGCCTTCTGCCTAATTCCAACACACCAGATATAGATATGGCAAAACAGATTACAACCTATGGGGAG ATTTCTACGTCTCAACCCAGTATAAGTTTACTGACCCCTGCAAAGACCGCTCTGGTGACACATTCCACCTGGACCATGTCCTGTCTCCGCCCATCCCCACCCCTCAGGCAGCACCTGCCCTGTAAGGAGGACCTAGTCAGAAGTCCACGCATGGGTCGCAAACCAGTACGGCGGAAACCCG TGCGGACCCACTCTCAGGATGAGTATGATTACAAATACAAGTGGCGACAAt ATGATCCAAGAACAATGGAGGAGGATGCACTGATTCTGAAGGTGATAGAGGCCTACTGCACCAGTGCTAAGACCAGACACACCGTCAACTCCT TGGACTTGAAAAAGCTGCGTCTGAGTGCGGATGGAACAGTTGAAG CATTACCTAAGGAATCGGTAAACATAGTCAAACCATTACAGTCAGAGGGTTCGGGCACCCCCAACGTCATACGGCGGGATGTCGGCATCCAAG TTCAATATACTACCAGTAAAAATCAGCATGACTGTGAAGATGCCAGCCACACGCCCAGTGGCCATTAA
- the LOC105343549 gene encoding rho guanine nucleotide exchange factor 7 isoform X1, with product MGEPGNPPKRVKAIHNYKGTNNDELCLMKGDIITVSQTMDGGWWEGTLNGKTGWFPSNYVKELKSDIVTQDIPGKRQSGALKGDVQVYKRESMQYYHNVVLQNVIETEKTHVQELTTVLQTYIQPIHNSSILTPTEYSQLIGNLEEILAFQNTFLSAIEECMNNCRQPPHQRRVGGVFLKYAPRVKELYMAYSANHPQAAAILQNKRDDLNKFMESIGATKGTMTLTTNLYKPFTRLDKYPSLLKELERHIEESHIDRGDTQRAISVYREIANACMEVRKCKEMEYEILTSSIKGWSGEEIAKLGEVVRLSQVQVTSLSGDKMDRIFVLFPSLLVMLSMSPRLSGYQYEGKLPLSGMTIGIIDDEEMECCFEISGNMIEKIIVTCGSPMDASGWVEALGKDQAQVTVMNGPSSKSQITQENRLLPNSNTPDIDMAKQITTYGEISTSQPSISLLTPAKTALVTHSTWTMSCLRPSPPLRQHLPCKEDLVRSPRMGRKPVRRKPVRTHSQDEYDYKYKWRQYDPRTMEEDALILKVIEAYCTSAKTRHTVNSLDLKKLRLSADGTVEAIAKEKFTLVRPLPNPNLGTINESVKKADVAVQALPKESVNIVKPLQSEGSGTPNVIRRDVGIQAFVTSPHVLMPEEEKIIMDDGDPSNLQEKTLVDTVYSLKDQVRMLEKEHKKMKHDLEEEKKARRRLESSIKKSMKSNNLIWEETPT from the exons ATGGGCGAGCCAGGGAATCCACCCAAAAGGGTCAAGGCTATACACAACTACAAGGGCACAAATAATGATGAG CTCTGTTTGATGAAGGGTGACATAATCACAGTATCCCAGACCATGGATGGAGGCTGGTGGGAGGGGACCCTCAACGGCAAGACTGGCTGGTTCCCCAGCAACTATGTCAAGGAGCTCAAGTCAG ATATTGTAACACAAGATATCCCAGGCAAGAGACAGTCAGGGGCCCTCAAGGGGGATGTCCAGGTCTATAAGCGTGAGAGCATGCAGTATTACCATAATGTG GTTTTGCAAAATGTAATAGAAACAGAGAAAACTCATGTCCAAGAATTAACAACAGTGTTACAGACCTACATACAGCCCATTCATAACTCTTCAAT ATTAACCCCCACAGAGTACTCTCAGCTGATTGGTAACTTGGAGGAAATCTTAGCATTCCAGAACACATTTCTCTCAGCAATTGAAGAGTGCATGAA TAATTGCAGACAGCCTCCTCACCAGCGCAGGGTGGGAGGGGTGTTTCTGAAATATGCCCCCCGTGTGAAGGAACTCTACATGGCTTACTCGGCCAATCATCCACAAGCTGCCGCAATTCTACAAAATAaacg GGATGATTTAAATAAGTTTATGGAATCGATTGGTGCTACAAAAGGAACAATGACCTTGACTACAAATCTGTACAAGCCTTTTACCCGGTTAGACAAATATCCCAGTCTTTTGAAGGAGTTAGAAAGACATATTGAG GAGAGCCATATTGACAGAGGGGACACTCAAAGAGCCATATCAGTATACAGGGAGATAGCA aatGCTTGCATGGAAGTCAGGAAGTGTAAAGAGATGGAGTATGAGATTCTAACAAGTTCAATAAAAGGATGGTCAGGGGAG GAAATTGCCAAGCTGGGGGAGGTGGTCCGACTCTCCCAGGTACAAGTGACCTCGCTGAGTGGGGACAAGATGGACAGGATCTTTGTGTTGTTCCCCAGTCTGCTGGTCATGCTGTCTATGAGTCCAAGACTCAGTGGATACCAATACGAG ggCAAGCTGCCATTAAGTGGAATGACTATAGGCATAATCGATGATGAAGAAATGGAGTGCTGCTTTGAAATATCAG GTAACATGATAGAGAAGATAATAGTGACCTGTGGTAGTCCAATGGATGCCTCGGGATGGGTGGAGGCCCTGGGGAAAGACCAGGCCCAGGTGACAGTGATGAATGGACCCAGTAGTAAATCTCAAATCACACAG gaAAATCGCCTTCTGCCTAATTCCAACACACCAGATATAGATATGGCAAAACAGATTACAACCTATGGGGAG ATTTCTACGTCTCAACCCAGTATAAGTTTACTGACCCCTGCAAAGACCGCTCTGGTGACACATTCCACCTGGACCATGTCCTGTCTCCGCCCATCCCCACCCCTCAGGCAGCACCTGCCCTGTAAGGAGGACCTAGTCAGAAGTCCACGCATGGGTCGCAAACCAGTACGGCGGAAACCCG TGCGGACCCACTCTCAGGATGAGTATGATTACAAATACAAGTGGCGACAAt ATGATCCAAGAACAATGGAGGAGGATGCACTGATTCTGAAGGTGATAGAGGCCTACTGCACCAGTGCTAAGACCAGACACACCGTCAACTCCT TGGACTTGAAAAAGCTGCGTCTGAGTGCGGATGGAACAGTTGAAG CTATTGCTAAAGAAAAATTTACTTTGGTGAGACCCCTCCCTAACCCTAATCTTGGTACCATTAATGAAAGTGTCAAGAAGGCGGACGTTGCCGTCCAAG CATTACCTAAGGAATCGGTAAACATAGTCAAACCATTACAGTCAGAGGGTTCGGGCACCCCCAACGTCATACGGCGGGATGTCGGCATCCAAG CTTTCGTGACCAGTCCACACGTCCTGATGCCAGAGGAGGAGAAGATTATAATGGACGATGGAGACCCCTCCAACCTCCAGGAAAA
- the LOC105343549 gene encoding rho guanine nucleotide exchange factor 7 isoform X10, whose amino-acid sequence MGEPGNPPKRVKAIHNYKGTNNDELCLMKGDIITVSQTMDGGWWEGTLNGKTGWFPSNYVKELKSDIVTQDIPGKRQSGALKGDVQVYKRESMQYYHNVVLQNVIETEKTHVQELTTVLQTYIQPIHNSSILTPTEYSQLIGNLEEILAFQNTFLSAIEECMNNCRQPPHQRRVGGVFLKYAPRVKELYMAYSANHPQAAAILQNKRDDLNKFMESIGATKGTMTLTTNLYKPFTRLDKYPSLLKELERHIEESHIDRGDTQRAISVYREIANACMEVRKCKEMEYEILTSSIKGWSGEEIAKLGEVVRLSQVQVTSLSGDKMDRIFVLFPSLLVMLSMSPRLSGYQYEGKLPLSGMTIGIIDDEEMECCFEISGNMIEKIIVTCGSPMDASGWVEALGKDQAQVTVMNGPSSKSQITQENRLLPNSNTPDIDMAKQITTYGEISTSQPSISLLTPAKTALVTHSTWTMSCLRPSPPLRQHLPCKEDLVRSPRMGRKPVRRKPVRTHSQDEYDYKYKWRQYDPRTMEEDALILKVIEAYCTSAKTRHTVNSLDLKKLRLSADGTVEAIAKEKFTLVRPLPNPNLGTINESVKKADVAVQALPKESVNIVKPLQSEGSGTPNVIRRDVGIQVQYTTSKNQHDCEDASHTPSGH is encoded by the exons ATGGGCGAGCCAGGGAATCCACCCAAAAGGGTCAAGGCTATACACAACTACAAGGGCACAAATAATGATGAG CTCTGTTTGATGAAGGGTGACATAATCACAGTATCCCAGACCATGGATGGAGGCTGGTGGGAGGGGACCCTCAACGGCAAGACTGGCTGGTTCCCCAGCAACTATGTCAAGGAGCTCAAGTCAG ATATTGTAACACAAGATATCCCAGGCAAGAGACAGTCAGGGGCCCTCAAGGGGGATGTCCAGGTCTATAAGCGTGAGAGCATGCAGTATTACCATAATGTG GTTTTGCAAAATGTAATAGAAACAGAGAAAACTCATGTCCAAGAATTAACAACAGTGTTACAGACCTACATACAGCCCATTCATAACTCTTCAAT ATTAACCCCCACAGAGTACTCTCAGCTGATTGGTAACTTGGAGGAAATCTTAGCATTCCAGAACACATTTCTCTCAGCAATTGAAGAGTGCATGAA TAATTGCAGACAGCCTCCTCACCAGCGCAGGGTGGGAGGGGTGTTTCTGAAATATGCCCCCCGTGTGAAGGAACTCTACATGGCTTACTCGGCCAATCATCCACAAGCTGCCGCAATTCTACAAAATAaacg GGATGATTTAAATAAGTTTATGGAATCGATTGGTGCTACAAAAGGAACAATGACCTTGACTACAAATCTGTACAAGCCTTTTACCCGGTTAGACAAATATCCCAGTCTTTTGAAGGAGTTAGAAAGACATATTGAG GAGAGCCATATTGACAGAGGGGACACTCAAAGAGCCATATCAGTATACAGGGAGATAGCA aatGCTTGCATGGAAGTCAGGAAGTGTAAAGAGATGGAGTATGAGATTCTAACAAGTTCAATAAAAGGATGGTCAGGGGAG GAAATTGCCAAGCTGGGGGAGGTGGTCCGACTCTCCCAGGTACAAGTGACCTCGCTGAGTGGGGACAAGATGGACAGGATCTTTGTGTTGTTCCCCAGTCTGCTGGTCATGCTGTCTATGAGTCCAAGACTCAGTGGATACCAATACGAG ggCAAGCTGCCATTAAGTGGAATGACTATAGGCATAATCGATGATGAAGAAATGGAGTGCTGCTTTGAAATATCAG GTAACATGATAGAGAAGATAATAGTGACCTGTGGTAGTCCAATGGATGCCTCGGGATGGGTGGAGGCCCTGGGGAAAGACCAGGCCCAGGTGACAGTGATGAATGGACCCAGTAGTAAATCTCAAATCACACAG gaAAATCGCCTTCTGCCTAATTCCAACACACCAGATATAGATATGGCAAAACAGATTACAACCTATGGGGAG ATTTCTACGTCTCAACCCAGTATAAGTTTACTGACCCCTGCAAAGACCGCTCTGGTGACACATTCCACCTGGACCATGTCCTGTCTCCGCCCATCCCCACCCCTCAGGCAGCACCTGCCCTGTAAGGAGGACCTAGTCAGAAGTCCACGCATGGGTCGCAAACCAGTACGGCGGAAACCCG TGCGGACCCACTCTCAGGATGAGTATGATTACAAATACAAGTGGCGACAAt ATGATCCAAGAACAATGGAGGAGGATGCACTGATTCTGAAGGTGATAGAGGCCTACTGCACCAGTGCTAAGACCAGACACACCGTCAACTCCT TGGACTTGAAAAAGCTGCGTCTGAGTGCGGATGGAACAGTTGAAG CTATTGCTAAAGAAAAATTTACTTTGGTGAGACCCCTCCCTAACCCTAATCTTGGTACCATTAATGAAAGTGTCAAGAAGGCGGACGTTGCCGTCCAAG CATTACCTAAGGAATCGGTAAACATAGTCAAACCATTACAGTCAGAGGGTTCGGGCACCCCCAACGTCATACGGCGGGATGTCGGCATCCAAG TTCAATATACTACCAGTAAAAATCAGCATGACTGTGAAGATGCCAGCCACACGCCCAGTGGCCATTAA